In Mesoplodon densirostris isolate mMesDen1 chromosome 2, mMesDen1 primary haplotype, whole genome shotgun sequence, the DNA window CACAATAGGGGCATGAAAATAGACTAACCTATCCTTCTTGGCAGAAAGTGTCTTgcttaaaatgtaaaagaaattttattttgggaACCCTGTGAATATGTTGGAGGAAACCTACGTCGTTGGATTTGACACTGGAGTTTCCTCTAGTAATAACCAGAAAGTTGTAGTTATCATCACCAcccagtataaaaataaattttcctccAGGCTGTGTTTGTGCAGACACGCGTGTGTAGAGGGTTAGGTACCACCTACATTCGTTAGGTCATGAGGACCTGGAGGGTAACGCACAATCACCCTGAAAACGTGTGAGGACCCCATGAAAACCCTCCATGGGGAGAGAATTCTGTCTCTGGATGGTTCTGAGGTGAGCAGGGTGAGGTTAGAGCCAGCGCCCGCAGAGTCGGCATCATCTAGtggcgcccctcccccgcccaccaACAGCTGGCCCAGAACCTTCCTTACCCCGCGCCCCGTCGCGCTCCACAGTATCCCTACCCACCTCCAAGCCCCAGAACCACCCGCGACACCCGGACCCGCGcccaccaccccatcccccaacTCCCTCCAGGCCGGATCCCCTAGAGCCGTCGCGCTCGTTGCTCGCCCATTGGCCCGCGCGATTCGAGCGGGAAAAGCGACTAACGGCTGCCGCTGGCCCGCAGGGTGCTGAGGAGATGGCGTCGGGATCCAGAGCCACGGTGCCTGAAGACTCGGTCCGAACCGTCAGCCCCGGCCGGCGAGGCAAGAAGGCTGTCTCCGCGCTCACCGGGGACTCAGTGGAGGCGGGGACCCTGAAAAGCGCCGCGTCTGCTGTGCGGTCAGTGGTGGCCTCCCCTCGCCCCGTGAAGCGGAAAGCCCACCGGGAGGCGGCCCAGAGGCGGCCCCAGCTCCTGCCGGGCTCTCAGGACGACGGTCGGGGACAGGGgcctgaggaggaggaagaagagcccCTTCTGTCAGTGCCGGAGGAGGATGACGAGAAGGCGCAGCCACTGCCCCCAGTCTGCGCGTCCCCCATGAGGGGGATGTGGCGGGAGGAGAAGGTGGCGCTGTATTGCGACGAGGTGCTGCAGGGCTGCAAggtgaggaggagaagaaaacgGACGGGAATCCAGCACCGAGGGACTCGGGTCTTCCTCCTATGCTGATGGGGGTACAGAGGGCACAAAGAAACCCTGCATTTCAAAAAGTAAATTTACTCCACACTTCCAGGGCTTCCACCTTGTTGGAGGTTCCCAGGCCCTGTTAAAGGAGTTCCAATTCGATTTTCCTTCAAACAGATCACATAGTGTTTTCTGGTTTTCTGAGAGGTTATCAGTGCCCAGGTATGCATCTTAGTGTTTTCATTAACAATCTGTGCCCAAGCATAAGGATAAGATTACTTAGCCTTGACTTTTATACTACAATAACTCAAAACGTTTACGCTTTAAGAGTggttcccagggcctccctggtggcgcagtggttgagagtccgcctgccgatgcaggggatacgggttcgtgccccggtctgggaggatcccatatgccgcggagcggctgggcccgtgagccatggccgctgggcctgcgcatccggagcctgtgctccgcaacgggagaggccacaacagtgagaggcccgcataccgcaaaaagaaaaaaaaaaaaaaaaaagagtggttccCAGCCATCAGTCTAGGATGTGGAATGAGGTTTTGTAAAGAAGATACATGCCTGGTAACACTGAATAGAGCAAATATTGTTttttctaacctttttttttttaagttatagcaGAAGAATTTGTTTACAAGGGTTTCATTGCACtgatgtttataaaatttaaaaactagaaacTAAATTTCCAACTATGGGGGCTGTAAAGAACTTGTGGCTTCATGTAATGAAAAATCATGCATCagtaaaaattatgttttcagaAACTATAGATATGCTTATGCTATaatgctaaggaaaaaaaatcagaagacaaAACATAGGCTTCATATGTATGGATgaatatatgcatagaaaaaagactggaaggaaatgcaCCAAAATATCAACAATGGTTATTCTGGCTGTCAGGATTAGGGggtggtttttgttttccttatattATCTGTATTTTGCAGATTTTCTGTATGTTAACCATATTttataatcagaagaaaaaattttaaaatactgttaccATAAAACTAGAATGGTATTTAATGACCAACTTATATTTGATATTCGGGGTTGGAGAAGGCTAGACCTCTTAAAGGCAATtgaaaaacatttatataaatcaCAGTGTCATTGATCAGTCAGGGTCTAATGACTGAGTTTCATAAtagtttatattatttatcatcCTGAGGTCACTGAATTGAAATGTAGAAAATCAAATgggcagatatttattgaatgcttaataTGCTCATTTGTTTTATAGAGtggatttctattttaaatttttatgtactgaataaattttaaataaagtcaaTACATCTTTAAAGTTCAGAAAAAATCATTACTAAGTATTTTAACATGATAATAACTATGTTTTAATATGTATAATTACAGTATATTTTTTGCTCAGTGgattaataaaacaaattactTAAAACATAATAAGTAGATGTCTCATCTCTGAATTACTCTATTGAGTGAATAGatctcttttaaatttattttatttaattaattaattaatttattttttgcagtacgcgggcctcccactgctgtggcctctcccattgcggagcacatgctccggatgcgcaggctcagcggccatggctcacgggcccagccgctccgcggcatgtgggatcttcctggaccggggcccaaacctgtgtcccctgcattggcaggcggactctcaaccactgcgccaccagggaagacctattttaattttttaatgtttctatttTCCATTAAATATAGATTCagttaaaaatctattatttccCAGGTTTTTCATTATTTAAGTGTATATTGGTTTCATATTTAAATAGAAatcagtaaaaaaatatataaatctataatttcatgtatttatatgtatctgttttttcttttgctaggCAGAAGATGCTGATGATGCTATGAGTAAATACCTATCAGAAAAATTAAAGTTGAAAGGCAAATGGCTTGGAGTCTGGAAAACTAATCCTGAGTTATTCTTTGTGAAATATGAAGAagcttctatttcttttgttgGTATACTGGTTGAGGTAAATAATTTTCACCTGATCCTTGTTCTTTGAGTGAAATTATCAGTTCTTTTTAAGACCAAAATGTAACCTTATTAATTTGAGGCTTTGATACTTAAACAATGGTTGACAAAAGTTTACTTCTATTTTAAGTTTCTAAGCAAATTAATAGTGTAAAAAGAAGGTAAGGAGGGCTATTAGAACCCATTTACCTATAAACAGTTGTCATTAAATCAAATCTAGTAGTATTACATAATATTTATTAGCCTAGTTTCAATTGctcaaataacataaaaataactaaagTGCATTTCTTAAAATTTAGTAACTTAGGCTTTAATTAACTTGGGTCTTTTTTCCCCATCATTTCTCTTTAATCTTCATTTATCTGAATTATGAGGTTTAGTtacattaggaaagaaaaaaatagatcagAAAATTATTggtaaaatttgaaatattttccttcGAAAAGTGCCCTTTTAGTATAATACATCCACTTCCAAACCTTTAGCTGATACAATTTTGCTTTTATAAGTCTATACGTTAAATACTGTAGCATATTTGACATCATAAATTCGATTCACTTAAAGGTTAATTATCCTTGTATAGAAATCAATGTTTACAATCACAAATGGTACCCCTGTTTCAGATAGATATTTCAAATCTGTGGTTTTGGTGACAAGAAAAATTTGTGTTTGGAACTCATTACATTGCACACTGCCTGAAAACAATTCAATTCTGTGTTATATGGAAGAGTAAATTAGTGGTATTTTTACAGTAAAGGATGGCATATTTTCAGTCATAGATGCTACAAAAGAATATGAAAGTGTTGGGATTAATTTTTCAATAATACTCTATTTTTAGTGGTTCTTTGAGGTTTGACCAACTTCGGATTTTGAGCAGATTTCGCCTAGAACTTTCATAACTTCTTTGGGCTTTTTTCATGTGGATAAAATAAGAGGAGGTGGACTCTATagtatcttaaaaaatttttttaacagtatAAGTTTGGGTTTTTTCAGTCAAGTTTTATGAAGAAGTCCCACATATACAACATATTAAAGTGGAAAATTTCTGATTGAAATGAGGGATGGTATCATAGCAATTGCTTGGCTTCTCTCTCAACATCACATGATAGCCCCTAcattccataaaacttttcaagaTCCCTAAAGTTACATGGAAACTCACTGGATTAGGTTATCCAAAAATTCTGTCAAGTTCTAAGATTTTACATGCAATATATTTGCTCTCTTCCTTATTccaaaaataacaaacaagattACACATAATTAGATTGCTTTAAAATCCTCTAGGAAATGCTAACATCCTTTAAACATTAGAAAGGTGGGAAGAAAAGCGAGAACAGAAGAAAAGCAGAATAACATATTGGCAGATTCTAATTCTTTGCATTACAAGGCATTGAGACTAGTTCTTGGGACCTCTTAAGATTGTGCTGCACAATTCAGATTTGGTGGTTTTGTCTGCCTCTACTTCTTTAGTCTTACTTGGACTGAAATATCAACAGTGCTATATAATGCTCCTTGTTCTGAAGTCACGATAATTTATTCCTATGGACCTCAATCTCTGGCTTTAGCTTTAGATGCTATATTagtttttctattgctgctgcaacaaattaccacaaatttagtggcttaataTAAATTTGTTATTTTACAGTTCTATAGGAAAGAAATCTGACATGGGACTaattgggctaaaatcaaggagtAGACAGGGCTCattcctttctggaagctctaggggaaAATCTGTTTCCCTGTCTTTTCCAGCCTTTATAAGGTACCTGCATTCCATGACTTGTGGCCCCCTTTATCCATTTTCAAAGTCCTTCTCACAATATCTCTCCAGTTCCCTACAGTCTAGAAAGGTGCTTCCATTTTAAAAGACTCATGATTAGAATGGGCCCAACTGGGTAATCCAAGAGAACTTCCCCATCTCAATTCCTTAACCACaattacatctacaaagtccCTATTGCCTTGTAaagtaatatattcacaggttctaagTATTAGGGGACCATTtgagggccattattctgcctaatACAGATCcatacaacaaagaaaaaaaacttggaaatatAATATTTGATTGGAAGGAAATCTACCATATCCTTCTTTGTTACAAAGTGGGCCAAATATTAAGGAAACTTTTTTATAACCTCCGTAGAAAGCAATTTggtaaaatatattaagaactttAAAACGGTTTATTTGTTGTAAGTcagttatttctcaataaagtcctggaagaaataaaaatagtaataaataaatagaccccactgcacagaaaaataaataaaaattaaaattaaaatgttcatctTATTTCTAGAAATTCATTCTATAGAAATCATAAATGTAGAAAAAGATTTATGTATTTAAGGTAATCaagtcatttttataaaattaaaaattgggaAGACCATAAAAGTTTAATAATAGGATATGGGtcaaataaatgataatatattCATAAGATAGAATATCATGTAGTTATAAAACTTATGATAACAAAAAAACTCTTAATGATTTAGAACGTGCTCATTGTGTACATAAAGTAAAACAGAAGacacaaaactaaatatacagtATGATCCAACGAAGTATATAGGAATAAAACTGGAAGATAAAGAGCAAAAGGTTAACAGTGATTATCTCTGATGACAGAATtttggttgatttttaaaaattttgtaaaaaaagCATGTCTAGTCACCATCAGTAAGCTTTCTTGGACAAcatgctttaaaattttgtttatatccCTTGATGAAGGCTTAGAGAATCTTTAATTTGAAGATGTTTAAGGGAATTCTCAGTGGATTCTGGAAATTGGTTATTTACCTGATTCTGCTATATCATAGTTGTAAAGAGGAAATAGTAACTTAGAGCTGTGCTCAACATTCACAGCTTGCATCGTGGCTATTTCCACACACTCCCAACTCCAGTAATAGGCCCCTTCGTTTTAAAGCCTGTATTAAAACTTGGTGATCTCTAGACCTGCTGGACAGCTTTTGGGATCTCCCTCCATCATCATCCTAGAAATTTCTTTCATcgttctcttttgtaaataaccTATTTCCCCCAATTCCTTTTTTCTTAGTTTATTCTCTCATTTTGGCCAAGGATCTTATCCTAATAGCTTCACGGGTAAGGGCACAAAGTAGATAAAATTTTTGTGATATTGTGTGCCTGAAAATATCTTTACAGATCTTCAAGTTTATTTGACAGATTAACTGGGTACACAAATTCTACGTTTGATTTCATGCCCAGAATTTGTAAAATTCTATTTCATTGTCTTCAAACTTCCAGTGTAGCTGGTTGAGAATCCAGTGTCACTGATTCtttgatgatatatatatatagatagatagatatagatataaaatatatgtatatatttttgtggctgtgttgagccttcgttgctgtgcatgggctttctcgagttgcagcgagaaggggctactcttcgttatggtgcacaggcttctcactgcagtggcttctcttgttgcggagcaacaggctctaggcttgcgggcttcagtagttgtggtgcttgggctcagtagttgtggctcgcgggcttaggtgctctgtggcatgtgggatcttcctggaccaacactcgaacctgtgtcccctgcattggcaggcagactcttaatcactgtgccactagggaagtccagatgatatattttttcctgtctGAAAACTTGTAGTATCTTCTCTTATAATATTGTCCCCAGAATCCTCCACCAAAATGATagcaaaggaattttttaaaaggtacccAAGGACAAGAGATAGAAAAGTAGACAATAGCAATTTAGAAGGtgtaaaacatataaataaatcacAGCTGACTTAGTAGAGCTAAGAAAGTTGAATTCTGTTTACAGCAgggaaagccaaaaaaaaaaaaaaaaaccacttgatTTACACTGCATAACCCCAAAGGCTTAGGAATTGACTGTACTTAGAACTTGAATTGGGTTGAAGATGGAGCTTGAATTCAAGAAGAATTGCTTGAAAGCTATTTAAGAAACAGAGACTTCCCTTCCAGGAAGATGGAGTAGACAAACTTTTCCCTATTCTTCCTATCAAGTACAGCTAAAAACCCTggattatatgtataaataaacatAAGACTCTGAAAGTTGGAGAGAAGGCAGATTGTCTAGGGACCTTGTGACACAAGGAATGACATGATGATGAGTTCCCTGGGCTTTGCTTCCTATATCCTAGACTGTGTACCAGAGGAGCTGGAAATCTGGAAACACCAACAggtgtaggaaaaaaaataaaaaattccccTCAAAAGCCTACTTTCTCTAGTCAAAGccaaacaatacagaaaaaaaactgcTGCTCTTCAC includes these proteins:
- the SHCBP1L gene encoding testicular spindle-associated protein SHCBP1L; its protein translation is MASGSRATVPEDSVRTVSPGRRGKKAVSALTGDSVEAGTLKSAASAVRSVVASPRPVKRKAHREAAQRRPQLLPGSQDDGRGQGPEEEEEEPLLSVPEEDDEKAQPLPPVCASPMRGMWREEKVALYCDEVLQGCKKMLMML